DNA from Thermoanaerobaculia bacterium:
CGCCTCCGTGAGGTCGCCGGCCGCGGCGACGGCGTAACCTTCGCCGCCGAGTGCCCGCACCAGCATCCGGCGCAACGATTCGCGGTCTTCGACGACCAGCAGCCGGAGCGCCATGACGGCTGCTAGCCTCCCGCCGCCAGCGCGCGCTCGACGGCGCTCGCCAGGGTTTCGTCGTCGGCCGGGTCGAGCGTCCGCAGATCGAGCCAGAAGCGGCCCTCGCGCAGGGCACCGAGCACCGGCGGCGCCTCGCCGCTGCCCCGCCGGAGGCGCGCGGCGAGCTCCGGCGTCGAGACGGCTCCCGGCAGGGCGAGAGCCGGGCCGGAAATCGGGATCTCGGGTGCCGCCCCGCCACCGACGAAAGCCGGGGCCTGGAGGATCTCGGCGCCGAGACGGGCGGCGAGCGGCCGCAGGCGGCGTTCGAGGTTCTCCGGAGACTCCCAGAGCCGGTCGATCGGCAGCGGCCGGCGAGCCAGGTGGAGGCGCAGGACCCCGTCGAGAGCCGCGGTCACGAGGCGGCCCGGACGCACCGCGCGGTAGATCGGATGCCGGGCGCAGGTTTCGACCAGGTCGCGCCGGCCCAGGAGGAGCCCTGCCTGGGGCCCGCCCAGGAGCTTGTCGCCGCTGCCGACGACGAGGTCGGCGCCGGCCGCGAGGAGCTCGGCCAGGCTCGGATGCCCTGCGAGGGCGGCGGCCTCGGCCGAACCTGCCGCGGGCGCCGGCGGCCGCAGCAGGCCCGCCCCTTCGTCGACGAGCAGCGCGATGCCGCGGGCGCGCGCCAGCGCGGCGAGCGCCGGCGCCTCGACCGCGGCGACGAATCCGGCGATGCGGAAGTTGCTGGCGTGCACCTTGAGCAGCAGCGCGGTCGCCGGACCGATGGCGCGTTCGTAGTCGGCGAGGCGGGTCCGGTTCGTCGTCCCGACCTCGACGATCTTCGCTCCCGACGCCTGAAGGATCTCCGGAATGCGGAACGAACCGCCGATCTCGACCAGCTCGCCGCGCGAGACGACGACCTCGCGCCCCTGCGCCACCGCCGACAGCGCGAGCAGCAGGGCCGCGGCACTGTTGTTGGTGACCCGCGCCGCCTCGGCCCCGGTGAGCGCGGTGAGCAGCCCCTCGAGCCGGCCGGAGCGCTCGCCCCGGCGGCCGGTCGCAAGATCGAGCTCGAGGTCGCAGGCGGCGGTCTGCAGCCCGACGAGTTGCGCCGCGACCTCGGCGGGCAGGGGGGCGCGACCG
Protein-coding regions in this window:
- the selA gene encoding L-seryl-tRNA(Sec) selenium transferase, giving the protein MSSVDSDRRRQLPAVDRVLADPRVKSLQTLYGTDSLATQVREALAELRQALAAGRLGEAELDERLERLPEDLRQRLEGRFGMPLRRVLNATGIFLHTNLGRAPLPAEVAAQLVGLQTAACDLELDLATGRRGERSGRLEGLLTALTGAEAARVTNNSAAALLLALSAVAQGREVVVSRGELVEIGGSFRIPEILQASGAKIVEVGTTNRTRLADYERAIGPATALLLKVHASNFRIAGFVAAVEAPALAALARARGIALLVDEGAGLLRPPAPAAGSAEAAALAGHPSLAELLAAGADLVVGSGDKLLGGPQAGLLLGRRDLVETCARHPIYRAVRPGRLVTAALDGVLRLHLARRPLPIDRLWESPENLERRLRPLAARLGAEILQAPAFVGGGAAPEIPISGPALALPGAVSTPELAARLRRGSGEAPPVLGALREGRFWLDLRTLDPADDETLASAVERALAAGG